GGCGACGCCGACCAGCGCGGCGATCACCCACCAGGACCGGGGCGCGGTGAGGCGTTCTTCGTACGACTGCATGGCTCCAGCTTGGCACGGCGGCGCGGGCCCCTTACGCGCGCGGGTAGGGTCTGCACTCGTGAGTGGAACTGACGAACCCAGGGCGCGGTTGACGCCACCGGCGGACGCCGTCGCTCCGGTCCGGCATGCCGACGCGCCGGCCCCCGGAGAACTCCTCGGCGCGCACTACGACCGGTGCTTCGGCTGCGGCACGGGTCAGCCGCACGGCCTGCATCTGGAGGCGCGGGCCGGGGACGGCGTGAGCGTGGCCGCCGAGTTCACCGTCAAGGAGGCCCACCAGGGTGCGCCCGGTCTCGCGCACGGCGGAGTGCTGGCCACCGCGCTGGACGAGACGCTCGGCTCGCTGAACTGGCTGCTGCGGGTGATCGCGGTGACCGGCCGGCTGGAGACCGACTTCGTACGGCCGGTGCCGCTGGGCACGGTGCTGCACTTGGACGCGCGGGTCACCGCGGTGCACGGGCGGAAGATCTACTCGACGGCCGTGGGGCGCATAGGCGGCCCGGACGGTCCCGTCGCGGTGCGCGCCGAGGCCGTGTTCATCGAGGTGAAGGTCGACCACTTCATTGACAACGGAAGGGCCGAGGAGATCCAGGCGGCGATGGCCGACCCGGACCAGGCCAAGCGAGCGCGTGCCTTTGAGGTGAACCCGTGAGTCAGGTACGGAATCCGGTGGATGTGCTGCTGCGGCGGCTGGATGCGGACGTACCCGTTCCGTCGTACGGGCATCCCGGCGACGCGGGGGTGGACCTGGTGACCACCGAGGCCGCCGAGCTCGCACCGGGGGAGCGCGCCGTGCTGCCCACCGGGGTGTCGATCGCCCTGCCTGACGGGTATGCGGCATTTGTGCACCCGCGGTCCGGACTGGCCGCGCGCTGCGGCCTGGCGCTGGTGAATGCCCCCGGGACGGTGGATGCCGGGTACCGTGGAGAGATCAAGGTGATCGTGGTCAATCTGGACCCGCGCGAAAGCGTGCGGTTCGAGAGGTTCGACCGGATCGCCCAACTGGTCGTCCAGCAGGTCGAGAAGGTGCGCTTCCACGAGGTGGCGGAACTTCCCGGCTCGGCGCGGGCCGAGGGGGGATTCGGTTCCACCGGCGGTCATGCGGCGGTGGGCGGCTCCACGGGCGGGAATGAATACGCATCGGTCGGTGCCGACCGGGAAGGACAGTGACGTGTTCGGACGTCGCAAGAAGAACGAGGCTCCTGAAGAGTCGGTCGAGGACACCACGCTCGACGAGCACGCGGTGAGCGACGCCGATGAGGACGAGGCGCCGCAGCAGCGGCTCAATCTTCCGCCCGCGCCGCGCCCCGACGGTCCCTGGGACGCGTCGGAGGTCTCCGAGCCCGGTGAGGGCCGGGTGGACCTCGGCGGGCTGTTCGTGCCCGGTGTCGAGGGCATGGAACTCCGGGTTGAGGTCGCCGGTGACGCCATCGTCGCCGCGACCGTGGTGCTTCAGGACAGTGCCGTACAGCTACAGGCCTTCGCCGCCCCCAAGAACGAGGGCATCTGGGGCGAGGTCCGCGAGGAGATCGCCGCCGGCATCACCCAGCAGGGCGGCGTCATCGACGAGGTCGAGGGCCCGCTGGGCTGGGAGCTGCGTGCCCAGGTACCGGTACAGCTCCCGGACGGCACGAACGGTGTGCAGGTCGTGCGCTTCGTCGGTGTCGACGGCCCCCGGTGGTTCCTGCGCGGTGTGATCTCCGGGCAGGGCGCGGTGCAGCCGCAGGCCGCGGGCGTGCTGGAACACATCTTCCGGGACACCGTCATCATCCGCGGCGACGCCCCGATGGCACCCCGCGACCCGATCGTCCTGAAGCTGCCGGACGACGCCCAGATGGTGCCGGACGGTGTGCAGCAGGAGCCGGTCGAGCAGTCGCGCTTCGGCGGCGGTGTGGAGCGCCTGGAGCGTGGACCGGAGATCACCGAGATCCGCTGAGCATCTCCGGCGACCGGGCAGCGTGAAGGCGCCCCGGTGACGGCCGGATCGTGACGGTCGCAAGGGCCCGTACTCCCCGATGGGGGGTGCGGGCCCTTCCGTTGGTGCAGGTCAGGTCGCGAGGCGTAGGAAAGTCGTCAACGGGGCGCTAATGGCCGTAAGAGAGGCGTCAACGGCGATCGCCTACGGCGGGAACAGCGCTTTGCTCTAGGGGTCCGTTCCTCCCCGATTCAACTAGGAGCACACGATGGCCGATGTGGCCTTCGTCGTCGTCACGATCGCGGTCTTCGCGCTGGTGGCTCTCGTCGCCCGGGGGGTGGCGAAGCTGTGACCGCAGAAAACATCGTCGGCCTGGTCGTGGCCGTCGCCCTGCTCGGCTACCTGGTCCTCGCCCTCGTCTTCCCGGAGAGGTTCTGAGGTGTCGACTGCTGCTGCCGCAGCGGGCCACATGAGCCCCGTTCTCGCAGGCGTGCTCCAGCTGATAGCGCTCGTCGCGGCGCTGGCCCTGGCGTACCGTCCCCTCGGCGACTACATGGCCGCCGCCTACAGCTCTCCCCAGCACCTGCGCATCGAGAAGGTCATCTACCGCTGCATCGGCGCGCATGCGGACGCCCAGATGCGCTGGCCGGCCTATCTGCGCGCGGTCCTGGCGTTCTCCGCGGCGGGGGTGCTCCTCCTCTACCTGCTCCAGCGTGTCCAGGGCGGTATGCCGCTGTCCCTCGGCTTCGCGTCCATCAGCCCGGACCAGGCGTTCAACACCGCGGCGTCCTTCGTCGCCAACACCAATTGGCAGTCCTACAGCGGCGAACAGGCCATGGGCCACGTCGTGCAGACCGCCGGGCTCGCGGTGCAGAACTTCGTCTCGGCCGCCACCGGCATGGCCGTCGCCATCGCCCTCGTCCGCGGCTTCGCCCTCCACCGAGGTCTCGGCTCCGCTCGAGCAGAGGGCGCCCCCGTCCGCACCGGCGAGCTCGGCAACTTCTGGGCCGACCTGGTCCGCGGCACCGTACGGGTGCTGGTTCCCCTCGCCGTCATCGGCGCCGTCGTCCTGGTCGCCTGTGGTGCCATCCAGAACTTCTCCGGCATCCACGAGGTCGGCCAGTTCATGGGCGGCTCCCAGCAGTCCAACGGGGGCGCGGTGGCCTCCCAGGAGGTCATCAAGGAGCTGGGCACCAACGGGGGCGGCTACTTCAACGGCAACTCCGCCCACCCCTTCGAGAACCCCGACGCCTTCACCAACCTCTTCGAGGTCTTCCTGATCCTCGTCATCCCGTTCGCGCTCACCCGGACCTTCGGCAGGCTCGTCGGGAACGTGAAGCAGGGGTACGCCGTCCTCGCCGCGATGGGCATCATCTGGCTCGGCTTCACCGCGCTGATGATGTGGACCGAGTTCGCCCACGGCGGCCCGGCCCTGGAGGCCGCGGGCGCCGCCATGGAAGGCAAGGAGACCCGCTTCGGCGTCGGCGGCTCCTCGATCTTCTCGGTGGCCACCACCCTCACCTCCACCGGCGCGGTGGACTCCTTCCACTCCTCCTTCACGGCCTTCGGCGGCGGTATCCAGCTGCTCGGCATGATGCTGGGCGAGATCGCGCCCGGCGGTGTCGGCTCCGGCCTCTACGGCATGCTGGTCATGGCGATCATCGCGGTGTTCATCGCCGGACTGATGGTGGGCCGCACCCCCGAATACCTCGGCAAGAAGATCGGCACCCGCGAGATCAAGCTCGCCGCCTGCTACCTCCTCATCACCCCGACGCTGGTGCTCGGCTTCACCGCCGCCTCGATGGTGCTGCCGGAGGCGCTGGGCTCGATGCTCAACACCAAGGCGCTGGGCGCCGGTTCGCACGGCTTCTCCGAGGTGCTCTACGCGTTCACCTCCGGCGCCAACAACAACGGCTCCGCGTTCGGCGGCCTCAACGCCAACACGCCCTGGTACAACACCACGATCGGTCTGGCGATGCTGCTCGGCCGCTTCCTGCCGATGGTGTTCGTGCTCGCCCTGGCCGGCTCGCTCGCCGAGCAGAAGCCGGTCCCGGAGACCGCGGGCACCCTCCGTACCGAAAAGCCGCTGTTCGCCGGGCTGCTCGTCGGCACGATCCTGATCATCACCGGTCTGACCTACTTCCCGGCGCTGGCCCTCGGGCCGCTGGCGGAGGGGCTGTCATGACCGTCCCCGTGAAACCGGAGGAGCCCGGCTCCATGTCCACCGCCACTCCGACCCGCGCTCCGCACCAGGACGTCCCGAGTGGGCACAAGCCCGGCGACGGCCGTGTGGGCGGCGGTCTCTTCGACCCCAAGCAGCTGATCACCTCCCTGCCGGACGCGGTACGCAAACTCGATCCGCGGGTCATGGTCACGTCGCCCGTGATGTTCGTGGTCGAGGCCGGCTCCGTGCTGACCACGATCTTCGCGTGCACGGCACCCTCCGACTGGTTCGGCTGGGCGATCGCCGCCTGGCTGTGGCTGACCGTCCTCTTCGCCAACCTCGCCGAGGCGGTCGCCGAGGGCCGCGGCAAGGCGCAGGCCGACACCCTGCGCAAGGCCAAGACCGACACCGTGGCGCGCCGTCTGAGCGGGAGCAGCGAGGAGCAGGTGCCCGGCACCGACCTGCGCATCGGTGACCTCGTCGTGTGCGAGGCCGGCGACATCATTCCCGGTGACGGCGATGTGGTGGACGGGGTGGCATCCGTCGACGAGTCCGCCATCACAGGGGAGTCGGCTCCGGTCATCCGTGAGTCCGGCGGTGACCGCTCCGCGGTGACCGGCGGTACGAAGGTGCTCTCCGACCGCATCGTCATCAAGATCACGACGAAACCCGGCGAGACCTTCATCGACCGGATGATCAACCTCGTCGAGGGGGCGGCACGGCAGAAGACCCCCAACGAGATCGCGCTGAACATCCTGCTCGCCTCGCTCACCATCGTCTTCCTGCTGGCGGTCGTCACCCTCCAGCCGTTCGCGATCTACGCGGGCGCCGAACAGCCCATGATCGTGCTGCTCGCACTGCTGGTCTGTCTGATCCCGACGACCATCGGCGCGCTGCTCTCCGCCATCGGCATCGCCGGGATGGACCGGCTGGTGCAGCGCAACGTCCTGGCCATGTCCGGCCGCGCCGTCGAAGCCGCAGGCGATGTATCGACATTGCTGCTCGACAAGACCGGCACCATCACCCTCGGCAACCGCCAGGCCGCCGAGTTCGTCCCCGTACGCGGCACCACCGAGGCCGAGGTGGCGGAGGCCGCCCAGCTGTCCTCGCTGGCCGACGAGACGCCGGAGGGCCGCTCCATCGTCGTCCTCGCCAAGGAGAAGTACGGGCTGCGCGAGCGGCACCAGGGGGAGCTGGCCGACGCCGAGTGGGTGCCCTTCACCGCCCAGACCCGGATGTCGGGTGTGGACGCCGACGGGCGCAAGGTCCGTAAGGGCGCGTCAGGTTCGGTCCTCGCCTGGGTCAAGGAGCGCGGCGGCAGCGTCGCCGAGGACGCGCAGCAGCTCACCGACGCGATCTCGCAGGCCGGCGGCACGCCGCTGCTGGTCGCCCTGGAGGACGAGAGCGGGCCCCGCGTCCTGGGAGTCATCCACCTCAAGGACGTCGTCAAGGACGGCATGCGCGAACGCTTCGTCGAGCTGCGCAAGATGGGCATCAAGACCGTCATGATCACGGGTGACAACCCGCTGACGGCCAAGGCCATCGCCGATGAGGCGGGTGTGGACGACTTCCTCGCGGAGGCCACCCCCGAGGACAAGATGGCGCTCATCAAGCGGGAGCAGGCCGGCGGCAAGCTGGTCGCGATGACCGGCGACGGCACCAATGACGCGCCCGCGCTGGCGCAGGCGGACGTCGGCGTGGCCATGAACACCGGCACCTCGGCCGCCAAGGAGGCCGGGAACATGGTGGACCTGGACTCCAATCCGACCAAGCTCATCGAGATCGTCGAGATCGGCAAGCAGCTGCTGATCACCCGGGGCGCGCTGACGACCTTCTCGATCGCCAACGATGTCGCGAAGTACTTCGCGATCATTCCGGCGATGTTCGCGGTGGCCTACCCCGGCCTGGACACCCTCAACATCATGCGGCTGTCCAGCCCCAACTCCGCGATCCTCTCGGCGATCATCTTCAACGCGCTGATCATCGTGGCGCTGGTGCCACTCGCCCTCAAGGGCGTGCAGTACCGGCCGGTCAGCGCCGACAGGATGCTGCGCCGCAACCTCGCCGTCTACGGGCTGGGCGGTCTGATCGCACCGTTCATCGGCATCAAGCTCATCGACCTGCTCCTCACTCTCCTCCCCGGAATCGGGTGACCGCCGTGAACAACTCCGTACGCAACACCGCCCGGTTGATCGGGGCAGGCCTGCGTGCCCTGCTCGTACTGACCGTGGTCTGCGGGGTCCTCTACCCACTGGTGGTCACCGGGGTGGCGCAGGCGGCGTTCCCCGGCAAGGCCAACGGTTCCGAGGTGAGCTCCCAGGGCAAGGTGGTCGGCTCGTCGCTGCTCGGCCAGCGCTACGACAAGGGCAAGGACGAGAACGGCAATCCGGTCCCGGACCTGACGTTCTTCCAGCCGCGCCCCTCGGCGGGACTGGGCAGCAACAGGACGAACGGGGTGAACACCCAGTACGACCTCCAGGTTTCCGGCGCCTCCAACCTGGGCGCCACCAACACCGACCTCGTCCAGGCGGTGAAGGAGCGCAAGCGGTGGGTCTCCGAGACGTACGGGGTCCCCGAGTCGAAGGTCCCGGCGGACGCCGTCACCTCGTCCGGCTCCGGCCTCGACCCGGACATCTCCCCGGAGTACGCCCAGGTGCAGACCGCCACCGTCGCCAAGGAGAACCACCTCCCCACCGCCATGGTGGAGAAGCTGGTCGAGCACCACACCGACGGGCGCACCCTCGGCTTCATGGGGGAACCACGGGTGAATGTTCTGGAGTTGAACATCGCGCTGAAGGAACTGGTGCGGAGCGCAGGCAAGGGCTGAGCGCGCGCCGGCCGGCCGGGACTGGGCGGGGGCGAGTCCGGGAGGGGGCCGGGGGCGGCCGCCGTCGTCGGGGTGGGGCGGCGCGCCGGGCCCGGGGGGCCGTGTGTGGCGCTGGGGGCCTTGCGTGGGGCGGCCCCTGGGGAAGTTCCCCGGGGCCGCCCCACGATCGTTCTGCCTCTTTCGGTTGCCGGTTCTTGTTCATCTCTCGTCTGAGGTCGAGAGATGAACCATCCATCCGTACAGGGCAGTTGATAGCCCCGCACTATGCGGTCAGTTCTTGACGTCACTCTTGACGCCGAGTCTTGACGTCGCGACGGCCTGCCCTTACGTTCGCCAGCCATCGCAGGTGTTCATGTCAACGCCTGTCGTTCATGTACGAGAACAGCTCCCGTCCATCGAGCATCTCGACAGGAAGGCAACCACCCCCCATGCGCAGAAAGCTCACCCTCGTCGTCGGCGCGTTGCTCGGCACCCTGACGGCAGGCCCGCTCGTAGTCGCCCCGTCCACTGCGGTACCGACGAGCGCGAGGCCGTCCGCCGCGGCCCCGGCCACCTTCACCCACCCCGGCGTCCTCGTCGGCGCCGCCCAGCTCGACCTCGCCCGAGCCAAGGTCAACTCCGGCGCGCAGCCCTGGAAAAGTGCCTTCGACGCCATGACGGCGAGCAAGTACGCCTCGCTGTCCCGCACCCCCACGCCCCGCGCCATCGTCGAATGCGGCTCGTACTCCGACCCCAACTACGGCTGCACCGACGAACGCGAGGACGCCCTCGCCGCCTACACCCTGTCGCTGGCCTGGTACATCACCCGCGACAGCAAGTACGCGGACAAGGCGATCCAGATCATGGACGCCTGGTCCGCCACCATCAAGGACCACACCAACAGCAACGCCCCGCTTCAGACCGGCTGGGCCGGCTCCTCCTGGCCACGCGCCGCCGAGATCATCCGCTACACGTACACCGGCTGGCCCAAGGACCGCATCGACCGCTTCGCCGGCATGCTGCGCAACGTCTACCTGCCCAAGGTGGTCAACGGTTCGCAGAGCAACGGCAACTGGGAGCTGAGCATGATGGAGGCGGCCGTCGGTATCTCCGTCTTCCTTGAGGACAAGGCTTCCTACGACAAGGCCATCGCCAAGTTCCGTGCCCGGGTGCCCGCGTACATCTATCTGAAGTCCGACGGCGACCTGCCCAAGACCGCCCCCGGCAGCGGGCTGAACACCCGTGACAAGATCATCAAGTACTGGCAGGGCCAGTCGGCCTTCGTCGACGGACTCACCCAGGAAACCTGCCGCGACTTCACCCACACCGGCTACGGCCTGTCGGCCATCTCGCACATCGCCGAAACCAGCCGCCTCCAGGGCCAGGATCTCTACCCGGAGGTCGCCGACCGCCTGCGTCACGCACTCGGCTTCCAGGCCACCTACGAACTGGGCACCGCCCCGCCGTCATGGCTGTGCGGCGGCAGCATCAAGCGCGGTCTGGGCCCGGTCACCGAGGTCGGATACAACGCGCTGCACAATCGGATGCACCATGAGATGACCAACACACAGAAGCTGACGGAGCGGCAGCGACCGGCCGGATCCAACAACCTCTTCGTCGGCTGGGAGACCCTGACCCACGCGGAAAACCCGAGCTGATGGGGGCCTGATCCGGACGGGTCCGCGGTTGGTTCGCAGTCGGTTCGAGAGTTATCCACAGGCGTTGTCCGCCGAAGTACGCGGTACGCATACTGATGCCGTCGGCGGACAACGCAGGGCGGGCGGTGCGGTCGGTGGGTCGGTCAGGTCAAGGCGTAGGTGTGTAGGGGGGTTGGAATGCTGGGGTAGTGGTGTGGTCGGCCGCCTTCCGTGGTGGCGGTTGCCGGCCAGTGGGCAGCAACGGCGGGGGTGAGGGGTGGGGGGTGGGGGAGGGGCCCCAGTACTGGCCGTCGCCCCGCCCGCCCCGGCCTCACCAGACGTCGCCGTCGCGCCAGTCGCAGGTGAGGTCGGTGTCGAGATTGAGGGAGGCGGCCGCGGTCGGGAAGACGTAGATGCAGCCGTCCTCGTCTGTGGTGCGCTGGATGCCGTCCGGGGTGAGTGCCCAGGACCGGCCGCGCCACAGCTGCCAGCCGCGGTCCGCGTAGAAGGACGCGGCCTCGTCTGCGGCGCCGAGTGCGCCGAGGTCGTAGCCGCCGCGTACCACCCGCTCCAGGGCGTCCATCATGGCCGCGCCATGGCCGCTTCCGCGCCGGTCCGCGCGGACGCCGACGCCTTCCACGTATCCGCAGCGCAGTGCGCGTCCGCCGTGCAGCAGACGTCGCTGGACCAGGGACGCGTGCCCGATCAGGTCACCGTCTTCGTAAACCAAGGCGTGCAGGCCGCCGAGGGCGTGCTCCCAGTCCTCCGCGGTCATGTCGTCGAAGACGTCGTAGAGGAGGGTGCGGGCCGCCTTGAGGGTGGCGGCGTCCAGATCGGAGGTGTGGGCGAGACGTACGTCGGTCATGCGGGGCGTCGTCGGATGTGCCTCGGTCATGTGGGTCATCGTCGCAGTCGGCCTGTGGCCCGGCGAGGGCATTTTTCCGGCCATGGCTGGCCTCCCCTCCCCGCCGCCTCCCCTGTCAGTGATGCGTCAGGGAAGAGGGGTTGGGCCGGTGCGTCGCGATCCCGGCCGGTGTCATGGAGATGGCCGGGCGAGACCGTGCCGCCGGGCCGTCGCTGCACGGCGGTGCGTGGTGTGCGCCGCCCGGCCCGGCCGGCCGTTCGGCTGTCGCGGCGGGCGTCGCGTACCTCTTCGCGCGGCGGCCGCCCGCCGGTACCCGCACGGGGCGGTGCCTGGGCTGAAACGCATCTCCCGGACTGGATGACTGGTCCGGCCCTACCCGGCCCGGCTCCGACCGACCCCGGGCCTCTGTCGGCCGTCACCCCGTCCGGCCCCCGCAGCCCCTCGCACCCCCCCCGCAGCCCCCCGCCGTCCCCATCCCAAGGCCCCCACCCAAAGGCCCACCCACCCCCGTGACCCCCGTGCTCCCCAGCCCGCCACCCCTCCCACCCCCCGTATCAGAGTCGCGTCAAGACCGGCCCCGAAGTCGTCGAATGACCCTTTTGTCCCCTTGTTCGGTCGGTAGGGTCGCAGCAGGTTCAGCCCGGTGGGGGCGGCTTTCACGTAAGACAATGGGGCCATGGCACGCGGCAAGCTACGGATATATCTCGGCGCGGCACCGGGCGTCGGCAAGACGTACGCGATGCTGTCCGAGGCACACCGGCGCGTGGAGCGGGGCACGGACGCCGTCGTGGCGTTCGTCGAGCATCACGGCAGGCCCCGTACCGAGGTCATGCTGCACGGGCTGGAGCAGATCCAGCGCCGCGAGCTGGAGTACCGCGGCGCGGCTTTCACCGAAATGGACGTGGACGCGGCCCTGGAACGCGCGCCGGCCGTGGCGCTGGTCGACGAACTGGCGCACACCAACGTCCCCGGTTCCCGCAACGGCAAGCGATGGCAGGACATCGAGGAGCTCCTGGAAGCCGGGATCGATGTGATCTCGACGGTCAACATCCAGCACCTGGAGTCACTCGGGGACGTCGTCGAGTCCATAACGGGCGTGCGGCAGCGGGAGACCGTGCCGGACGAGATCGTCCGCAGGGCCGACCAGATCGAGCTTGTCGATATGTCGCCCCAGGCGATCCGCCGTCGTATGGCGCACGGCAATATCTACCAGTCCGACAAGGTGGACGCCGCCTTGTCCAACTACTTCCGTCCGGGCAACCTCACGGCGCTGCGTGAGCTGGCACTGCTGTGGGTCGCCGACCGGGTGGACGAGTATCTGCAGGAGTACCGGGCGGAGCATTCGATTCGATCCACCTGGCAGGCGCGTGAGCGCATCGTCGTCGGACTGACCGGCGGACCCGAGGGCCGTACGCTGATCCGCCGCGCGGCCCGGATGGCGGCCAAGGGGTCGGGCAGCGAGGTGCTCGCCGTCTACATAGCCCGCAGCGACGGGCTGACCTCGGCCTCGCCCAAGGAACTCGCCGTCCAGCGGACGCTGGTGGAGGACCTGGGCGGCACGTTCCATCACGTCATCGGGGACGACATACCGAGCGCGCTGCTGGACTTCGCGCGCGGGGTGAACGCCACCCAGATCGTACTGGGGTCGAGCCGCCGCAAGGCCTGGCAGTACATCTTCGGGCCGGGTGTGGGGGCGACAGTCGCCCGCGAATCCGGGCCCGATCTCGACGTGCACATCGTCACCCATGACGAGGTCGCCAAGGGCCGGGGCCTGCCGGTGGCGCGCGGTGCGCGGCTGGGGCGGACCCGGATCATCGCCGGGTGGCTCGTCGGCGTCGTCGGCCCGGTCCTGCTCTCGCTGCTGCTGACCGGCATCGGGAACGGTCCCGGGCTGGCCAACGACGTGCTGCTCTTCCTCTTCCTGACCGTTGTGGCCGCGCTGCTCGGCGGGCAGCTGTCGGCGCTGGCGTCGGCCGCGGCCGGCTCGCTGCTGCTGAACTTCTACTTCACCCCGCCCACCCACACCCTCACGGTCAGCGACCCCAAGAACATCGTCGCGATCGTGATCTTCTTCGCGGTGGCCGTCTCGGTCGCCTCCGTGGTGGACCTCGCCGCCCGCCGCACCCACCAGGCCGCCAGGCTGCGCGCCGAGTCGGAGATCCTGTCGTTCCTCGCGGGCAGTGTGCTGCGTGGTGAGACGACCCTGGACGCCCTGCTGGAGCGGGTGCGGGAGACCTTCGGCATGGAGACGGTGGCGCTGCTGGAGCGGGCCGGCGATGTCGAGCCGTGGACCTGCGCGGGCCGGGCCGGCAGTGACCACGGCACGCCGCTTCTGCGCCCCGAGGACGCCGATGTCGACATGCCGGTGGGCGACCACATGGCACTGGCGCTGACCGGCCGGGTGCTGCCCGCGGAGGACCGCCGGGTGCTGGCCGCGTTCGCCGCCCAGGCCGCCGTCGTACTGGACCGGCAGCGGCTGGTGGGCGAGGCCGAGCGGGCCAGGGCCCTGGCCGAGGGCAACCGCATCAGAACGGCACTGCTGGCCGCGGTCAGCCACGACCTGCGGACCCCGCTGGCGGGCATCAAGGCGTCCGTCACCTCCCTGCGCTCCGACGACGTCGCCTGGTCCCCGGAGGACGAGGCGGAGCTGCTGGCGGGGATCGAGGCGGGCGCAGACCGGCTGGATCACCTGGTCGGCAATCTCCTGGACATGTCCCGGCTCCAGACCGGCACGGTCACCCCGCTGATCCGCGAGACCGACCTCGACGAGGTGGTGCCGATGGCGCTCGGCGGCGTACCGGAGGACAGCGTCGCCCTCGACATCCCCGAGGAGCTGCCGATCGTCGCCGTCGATCCGGGGCTGCTGGAGCGCTCGGTGGCCAATCTCGTCGAGAACGCCGTGAAGTACAGCCCGGACGGCGCGGTGGTGCTGGTCTCGGCCAGTGCGCTCGGCGAACGGGTGGAGCTGCGGATCGCCGACCGCGGCCCGGGGGTGCCGGACAGCGCCAAGGGCCGGATCTTCGAGCCCTTCCAGCGCTACGGTGACGCTCCGCGCGGTGCCGGCGTGGGCCTGGGGCTGGCCGTGGCGCGCGGTTTCGCGGAGGCGATGGGCGGCACGCTCGCCGCCGAGGACACCCCCGGAGGCGGGATGACGATGGTCCTCACCCTCCGGGCCGTCCCCGGCGGACCGCAGGTCGCGCCCGGCCTCCCCGCCCAGGCCACGACATGAGCCGGGCCGCACGGACCACCTTCCCCCCACGCCCGGCGGGCCCGCCCCGCCGGGAGACGACACCACGAGGAGAACGCCAGTGAACCGGGTGCTTGT
This Streptomyces decoyicus DNA region includes the following protein-coding sequences:
- a CDS encoding sensor histidine kinase, producing MARGKLRIYLGAAPGVGKTYAMLSEAHRRVERGTDAVVAFVEHHGRPRTEVMLHGLEQIQRRELEYRGAAFTEMDVDAALERAPAVALVDELAHTNVPGSRNGKRWQDIEELLEAGIDVISTVNIQHLESLGDVVESITGVRQRETVPDEIVRRADQIELVDMSPQAIRRRMAHGNIYQSDKVDAALSNYFRPGNLTALRELALLWVADRVDEYLQEYRAEHSIRSTWQARERIVVGLTGGPEGRTLIRRAARMAAKGSGSEVLAVYIARSDGLTSASPKELAVQRTLVEDLGGTFHHVIGDDIPSALLDFARGVNATQIVLGSSRRKAWQYIFGPGVGATVARESGPDLDVHIVTHDEVAKGRGLPVARGARLGRTRIIAGWLVGVVGPVLLSLLLTGIGNGPGLANDVLLFLFLTVVAALLGGQLSALASAAAGSLLLNFYFTPPTHTLTVSDPKNIVAIVIFFAVAVSVASVVDLAARRTHQAARLRAESEILSFLAGSVLRGETTLDALLERVRETFGMETVALLERAGDVEPWTCAGRAGSDHGTPLLRPEDADVDMPVGDHMALALTGRVLPAEDRRVLAAFAAQAAVVLDRQRLVGEAERARALAEGNRIRTALLAAVSHDLRTPLAGIKASVTSLRSDDVAWSPEDEAELLAGIEAGADRLDHLVGNLLDMSRLQTGTVTPLIRETDLDEVVPMALGGVPEDSVALDIPEELPIVAVDPGLLERSVANLVENAVKYSPDGAVVLVSASALGERVELRIADRGPGVPDSAKGRIFEPFQRYGDAPRGAGVGLGLAVARGFAEAMGGTLAAEDTPGGGMTMVLTLRAVPGGPQVAPGLPAQATT